The stretch of DNA TGGTGACCAGGGATATTGACTTATTAACACAACTTAAGGATCAATGCCAAGTTCTAGTCTCGATGACGATTGAAACCGATCGAGAAGAGATCAAGCGCATTTTTGCCCCTTACGCACCTGGAATCAATATGCGATTAGAGGCATTAAAAAAAATTCATGATGCCGGCATTTATACTCAGGCCGCATTGTCTCCTGTGTTACCTTTTACCCCTCAATTCCCAACGGTCTTAGCAGAGATTGCGGATCGAATCTGGATCGACACCTTGAATATTGGAGATGGTCGGAGCGGAAAACGCTCGGAGCGATTAGGCATGCCTCAGTTATTTAAGTCCCACGGCCTTTCGGAGTGGTACCGGAAGGATATCCATATCAGGGTCAAGAAATACTTCATGCGAAGCTATCCACCTGAGAAGATTCATGTTTCAAAGGAGGAAGCTTTTTGGGATGGTGGAGATCTAAAATAAAATAGTAAGGACGATAAAATACAATGAGGGAATGCTGCTTTAAAATAAATCTATCCTTAGAAGAAGCTAAAAAGCGCTATAGAGAATGGTCAAATGAAGATGTCCAATTTGAAATAGATGAAGCTGGGATCTGCATGGCGGATTCAATTCAAATCTCTGAGGCAGAAGAGGGCTGGACCTATTTTATAGACTTTGAAGGTGAAGCATTCTTTGGCTTATCAAGAGAAGCCTGGATCAAGCTTGCAATGGATAGTTCTGTGATCTACGCGTATTATGATGAAAATTTCAATGCAGAGCTAGTTGTAATTGAAAACGGCAAATTAATTCGAGAATTTGCACGTTATGAAGATGAGCCCGATGCGAATGCAGATTTCGGAGTATTAGCTTGTGAAGAGAGCTCGGCCATTGACGGATGGGAGGATGTAGCAGATTACATAGAACAAGAACTGATCATATAATTACTAATTTTCCCCACGAGGTGAGTAATGGATTTACTGCTGCAAATCTGTTTAGCGGTCTTGTTGATTTTAGCGATTATCAGCATTATTGTTTTATTTGTTGACCCTAATTTTAAACATTGTCTTGTTGCCTTGATCATATCAACCAGCTTTTTTATATGTTTTCTTGTTTACATTCAGCAATTTTTAGGAAGGGGGATCTAACCTTACTATTAACTAATAACCTTACATAACGAATACTCAGTTAATAAGATACTGCAATCTGTCATATAGACAGTTATTTTAGAAGCAACCTAATCCCAACATGTAAAGGGGTTAGGTTGTTTTAATTTTTTTTAACTATAGATTAGGCCATATTTTCTATTGAGCAGTAGAGAACTTACGAGAGATGTTCCTAAACTGTGTAGGTGATATCCCTTTTTTAGCTTTAAATTGCTTAAAAAAATAAGTGTCATACTCAAACCCAGTAGCGCGGGCAATATCATCAAGCTTCATATCTGTATGCGTTAAAAGCTCACACGCAACTTTCAACCGATGTGAAAGCAAGTAGCCTATGGCTGTAGTTTCGCACCTTTCTTGAAATAACTTATTAAGAGTTACACGGTTGAGATGCGCGCAATTCGTCAAATCCTCTAAGGAAATCTTTCTCGTGTAGTTCGTGTGAATATATTCTAACACTAAGTCAACAGGGGACTGCTCTCGATTCTGATTTAAGTCCTCTAACAGCCCTAAAATCTGAATGAGGTATTTTTTTATCCTGCATACCCAGCGTCTATCGCTTTGCGCTTGCACTTCCATACCAAGTATAAAAAACCACTCAAATAAAAGCGGAAATGCTTTTTCAGTTACACGAGGCATGCCAGAATATAGATGATCACGTTGAAAAAGTGAAAGCCCTGTTTGGATGCTCGGAACGCTTGGAAAGTACCCTTGAGTTTCAGAGAGGGCTACTGAATTAAGAAATTCACGGTCAAAACTAAAGGATTGCGCAGCGAAAATACAATTCTGGGTGACTACCATATGATCATTTTCAGCCAAGCAAAGGACACCTGGAGCAACTATCGATATTGGATGTTCATTTAAGTTCCCATTCATGGTTCCAGATGTAATTAAAATTAGTGTAAGACGCTCTGGGTAAGGAAGATTAGTAAAGTCCTCGACTGCGATAAATTCAATATTTACGGAACGGTTTTTGTACCGGTCAATTTGCGGCATAGTGTATTCACCTTATCAAATAGTATAGTTAGATGCTTCATTTTTTGCATTGTAGCACAGAAGTTCAAGGGATATTATTCGATGTAACACAACAATAGAGGAGGAAAATTAAGATGGCTGCTGAACGTTTTCATATTCACATTCCCGATGAAATCCTTGATGACTTAAAAAACAGATTACATCATGTCCGCTGGCCAGATCAATTAGAAGGCTCAGGTTGGGAGCTAGGAACGGATTTAAAAGCACTGAAATCTCTCGTCTCGTATTGGCGGGAACAGTATGATTGGCGCAAACAAGAAGCTCAGTTGAATCGCCTCTCCCAGTTCGCCTGCAAGATTGATGGGATTGAGATACACTTCGTGCATGAGCGAGGTAAAGGGCCTAACCCAATGCCCCTTATTCTTACTCACGGGTGGCCAGACAGTTACCTTCGTTACCAAAAAATCATCCCTTATCTTACGGATCCGGTTAGCCACGGCGGTGACCCTGAGGACTCTTTTGATGTCATTGTTCCTTCCATACCTGGATTCGGATTCTCCAGCCACCCTAAGCAACCTGGGATTAATAATTATCGTGTCTCTGAAATGTGGGCTAAATTAATGACACAAGAATTAGGATACAAGAAGTTTGCTGCTGGAGGCGGGGATATTGGCTCCGGGATTACCCGATATCTGGCATCCAACTATCCAGAACTTTTATTTGGAATTCACCTAACAGATATTGGAATTATACGAGATCTTCTCACCTCACAGGAGCAGATAACACTGTCAGAGGAAGAACTGCAATACAAGAACAAAGCGTTAGCATGGATTTCACTAGAGGGAGGGTACATGTCCCTACAATCGACACGCCCTCAGACGCTTGCTTATGGACTTTCCGATTCGCCAGTGGGCTTGGCTGGTTGGATGATTGAGAAATTCCGTGCTTGGAGTGATTGTAATGGAGACCTTCTGCAGAAATTCAGCGAGGATGAGCTGATAACGAATATTATGGTTTATTGGCTTACTAACACCATTGGCTCAGCAGCACGTATATATTATGAGAATTCAAATTCTTTGCCGCCACTCGGCTACATCAAAGTACCGACCGGAGTTGCCTTGTTCCCGGCAGATATATTGTCACCGCCTAAAGAATGGGCCATGCGCAACCTAAATGTAACGCGATGGACTTCCATGGCTCGCGGCGGACATTTTACCGCTATGGAAGAGCCTGAACTTTTAGCCGAGGATATTCGTGCCTTCTATAAGCCTTTTAGGGTCGGAAGATAAGAGCTGAATATGACTATATTTGTAGAAGAGAATATGTAAGCTTCCTTATCATTTCCTTATCATTTCCTTATCATTTCCTTAGAATTACTTGATAATCTTCCCTTAAGATCTACAACGTACTAAGGAGAGGTGACTAGGAAAGATGAGAGTTTTTAGTAAAAAAGGCATGTGGCTAGGTAAAGCAGCAGTAATTCTGACGCTGGGGACAATGGTTCTGAATTCTCCCTTCTCGGTAGGGGCAGCCGCATCTGTAAAGACGGCAAATCAAGAAAACAGAACAAAGCAAGTTATGCAGAAGCAGGCGCATTCATTATGGTCATTAACATCAGAAGACTTCAAAGATTTGCAGTTTCTCAAGAAAACACTCAAAGACAAAAAAGTCGTTAGCTTGGGGGAAAACTTCCATAGAGTGA from Paenibacillus sp. CAA11 encodes:
- a CDS encoding epoxide hydrolase family protein, which translates into the protein MAAERFHIHIPDEILDDLKNRLHHVRWPDQLEGSGWELGTDLKALKSLVSYWREQYDWRKQEAQLNRLSQFACKIDGIEIHFVHERGKGPNPMPLILTHGWPDSYLRYQKIIPYLTDPVSHGGDPEDSFDVIVPSIPGFGFSSHPKQPGINNYRVSEMWAKLMTQELGYKKFAAGGGDIGSGITRYLASNYPELLFGIHLTDIGIIRDLLTSQEQITLSEEELQYKNKALAWISLEGGYMSLQSTRPQTLAYGLSDSPVGLAGWMIEKFRAWSDCNGDLLQKFSEDELITNIMVYWLTNTIGSAARIYYENSNSLPPLGYIKVPTGVALFPADILSPPKEWAMRNLNVTRWTSMARGGHFTAMEEPELLAEDIRAFYKPFRVGR
- a CDS encoding helix-turn-helix domain-containing protein — its product is MPQIDRYKNRSVNIEFIAVEDFTNLPYPERLTLILITSGTMNGNLNEHPISIVAPGVLCLAENDHMVVTQNCIFAAQSFSFDREFLNSVALSETQGYFPSVPSIQTGLSLFQRDHLYSGMPRVTEKAFPLLFEWFFILGMEVQAQSDRRWVCRIKKYLIQILGLLEDLNQNREQSPVDLVLEYIHTNYTRKISLEDLTNCAHLNRVTLNKLFQERCETTAIGYLLSHRLKVACELLTHTDMKLDDIARATGFEYDTYFFKQFKAKKGISPTQFRNISRKFSTAQ
- a CDS encoding SPL family radical SAM protein, translating into MTIEVKDVVSRKILNEASGYLDIGFTHSLNPYSGCAFACKYCYVREMPIQQFKDMPWGEWVEIKTNAVDIYKSEMIKLRRKSSKAHIFMSSATDPYQPIEREAGITRAILEAMLQEPPDLLQIQTRSPLVTRDIDLLTQLKDQCQVLVSMTIETDREEIKRIFAPYAPGINMRLEALKKIHDAGIYTQAALSPVLPFTPQFPTVLAEIADRIWIDTLNIGDGRSGKRSERLGMPQLFKSHGLSEWYRKDIHIRVKKYFMRSYPPEKIHVSKEEAFWDGGDLK